One segment of Comamonas thiooxydans DNA contains the following:
- a CDS encoding 2-hydroxychromene-2-carboxylate isomerase produces the protein MKHITCYLDFVSPYAWLALEQMPKALQGLSYHVDYRPVLLGALLQGNANPGPAGIPAKRAWTYRHVTWLGRSLGIPLQMPARHPFKPLPLLRLALAHGRDGSINRFVAQAVMQHVWQGGHEANDAQRLQELRAQLKEQLRHEEGGAEVKQWLRSNTEQAQQAGVFGVPAWVVDGHVFWGLDGLPMLQAYLRGDEWFAQQWEAAAGVSWGLE, from the coding sequence ATGAAGCACATCACCTGTTATCTGGACTTTGTGTCGCCCTATGCGTGGCTGGCGCTGGAGCAGATGCCCAAGGCGCTGCAAGGGCTCAGCTATCACGTGGACTACCGTCCGGTGCTGCTGGGAGCCTTGCTGCAAGGCAATGCCAACCCCGGACCGGCCGGTATTCCTGCCAAGCGCGCCTGGACCTACCGCCATGTCACATGGCTTGGCCGGTCGCTGGGCATACCGCTGCAGATGCCGGCCCGGCATCCGTTCAAGCCGTTGCCGCTGCTGCGGCTGGCGCTGGCCCATGGGCGTGACGGCAGCATCAACCGCTTTGTGGCACAGGCGGTGATGCAGCATGTCTGGCAGGGCGGCCATGAGGCCAATGATGCGCAGCGCCTGCAGGAGCTGCGCGCGCAGCTGAAGGAGCAGTTGCGCCATGAGGAGGGCGGTGCCGAGGTCAAGCAATGGCTGCGCAGCAATACCGAGCAGGCGCAGCAGGCGGGCGTATTCGGCGTGCCGGCCTGGGTGGTGGACGGTCATGTGTTCTGGGGCCTGGACGGCCTGCCCATGCTGCAGGCCTATCTGCGTGGCGATGAGTGGTTTGCGCAGCAGTGGGAGGCTGCTGCCGGTGTGTCCTGGGGGCTGGAGTAA
- a CDS encoding NAD(P)-dependent oxidoreductase: MSTIIVTGADLAQQALDLLQGHDIVYAGKTPTEQDLVDLCRRHDPVAIIVRYGKVGAAVMEAGPSLKVISKHGSGTDTIDKAAAAQRGIEVVAAVGANAAAVAEQALALLLACAKSVVQLDSRMHSGHWDKPTHKSLELAGRTVGLVGLGAIGLRFAKMADALGMRVIGFDPFAGQLPGYVQAVDLDTLWRESDAISLHCPLTDDNRNLLNAATLACCRRGVIVVNTARGGLVDEAALLAAVQEGQVSAAGLDSFAVEPMAAGHPFLHQPGFILSPHIGGVTSDAYVNMGVGAARNVLAVLERASVS, translated from the coding sequence GTGAGCACCATCATCGTCACGGGCGCTGACCTGGCGCAGCAGGCCCTGGATCTGCTGCAAGGCCACGACATAGTCTACGCGGGCAAGACGCCCACCGAGCAAGACCTGGTGGACCTGTGCCGCCGGCATGATCCCGTCGCCATCATCGTGCGCTACGGCAAGGTGGGGGCGGCGGTCATGGAAGCCGGACCTTCGCTCAAGGTGATTTCCAAGCACGGCAGCGGCACGGACACCATAGACAAAGCCGCGGCCGCGCAGCGCGGCATCGAGGTCGTGGCGGCGGTCGGCGCCAACGCGGCGGCCGTGGCCGAACAGGCCCTGGCCCTGCTGCTGGCCTGCGCCAAGTCGGTGGTGCAGCTGGACTCGCGCATGCACTCCGGCCATTGGGACAAGCCCACGCACAAAAGCCTGGAACTGGCCGGGCGCACCGTGGGCCTGGTCGGCCTGGGCGCCATAGGCCTGCGCTTTGCGAAGATGGCCGATGCACTGGGCATGCGCGTGATCGGCTTCGATCCCTTTGCGGGCCAGCTGCCCGGCTACGTGCAGGCCGTGGACCTGGATACGCTGTGGCGCGAAAGCGATGCGATCTCGCTGCACTGCCCGCTGACCGACGACAACCGCAACCTGCTCAACGCCGCAACCCTGGCGTGCTGCAGGCGCGGCGTGATTGTGGTCAACACCGCGCGGGGCGGTCTCGTCGACGAGGCCGCGCTGCTGGCCGCCGTGCAGGAAGGCCAGGTCAGCGCTGCGGGCCTGGACAGCTTTGCCGTTGAGCCCATGGCGGCCGGCCACCCGTTCCTGCACCAGCCAGGCTTCATCCTCAGCCCGCACATCGGCGGCGTGACCTCGGATGCCTATGTGAACATGGGCGTGGGAGCGGCGCGCAACGTGCTTGCGGTGCTGGAGCGCGCCAGCGTCTCCTGA
- a CDS encoding glucose 1-dehydrogenase, translating to MDTQQMFSLKGRTALVTGGSRGIGRMIAEGFVRQGARVYISARKAEACDQTARELSELGHCVSLPADVSTMDGVKSLVDAYAAHEGQLAILVNNAGAAWGAPYDEFPESGWDKVVDLNMKSPFFLTQALTPMLRKSAAGAQLAKVINIASIDGVSVNPWETYSYAASKAGLIHLTKRMALRLAPERIVVSAIAPGPFASEMNKNARDHADEAAGRVPLGRIGEPEDMAGAAIFLASRAGDYVVGSTLVVDGGCAWAR from the coding sequence ATGGATACCCAGCAGATGTTTTCGCTCAAGGGCCGCACGGCTCTTGTCACCGGTGGTTCGCGCGGCATCGGCCGCATGATCGCCGAAGGCTTTGTGCGCCAGGGCGCGCGCGTGTACATCTCGGCGCGCAAGGCCGAGGCCTGCGACCAGACGGCGCGCGAGCTGTCGGAGCTGGGCCACTGCGTTTCGCTGCCCGCAGACGTGTCCACCATGGATGGCGTGAAGTCGCTGGTCGATGCCTATGCGGCGCACGAAGGCCAGCTGGCCATCCTCGTCAACAACGCGGGCGCGGCCTGGGGCGCGCCCTATGACGAATTTCCCGAAAGCGGCTGGGACAAGGTCGTGGACCTGAACATGAAGTCGCCCTTCTTCCTGACCCAGGCGCTCACGCCCATGCTGCGCAAGTCGGCCGCAGGCGCGCAGCTGGCCAAGGTCATCAATATCGCCTCCATCGACGGCGTCTCGGTCAACCCCTGGGAGACCTACTCCTACGCAGCGAGCAAGGCCGGCCTGATCCACCTGACCAAGCGCATGGCCCTGCGCCTGGCGCCCGAGCGCATCGTGGTCAGCGCCATCGCGCCCGGGCCGTTCGCCTCGGAGATGAACAAGAACGCGCGCGATCATGCGGACGAGGCCGCGGGGCGCGTGCCCCTGGGCCGCATCGGCGAGCCCGAGGATATGGCCGGCGCCGCCATCTTCCTGGCCTCGCGCGCCGGCGACTATGTGGTGGGTTCCACCCTGGTCGTGGACGGCGGCTGCGCCTGGGCGCGCTGA
- a CDS encoding IclR family transcriptional regulator, whose amino-acid sequence MSNPTQSAQKSGDGVIAVTRALQLLEAFALGESHLSLAELSRRCGLHKTTVLRLARTLARSGYMVQREDGEWRLGPSSGWLGARYQAGFDVQNVLEPALRELTQLSGESAAFYVREGHVRTCLVRVEGPQALRHHARMGEGLPLDKGSPGRVILAFSGEPGEIYEQIRRKGYHCSIGEREQGVATVSAPVFGMHWRLMGSVCISGPASRLPEARLEALARTVIAAANKLSYALAGNSATPAASPVRATQWHP is encoded by the coding sequence ATGAGCAACCCCACCCAATCCGCACAGAAGTCCGGCGACGGCGTCATCGCCGTCACCCGCGCACTGCAGCTGCTCGAGGCCTTTGCGCTGGGCGAATCGCATCTTTCGCTGGCCGAACTCAGCCGGCGCTGCGGCCTGCACAAGACCACGGTGCTGCGGCTGGCGCGCACGCTGGCCCGGTCGGGCTACATGGTGCAGCGCGAGGACGGGGAATGGCGGCTGGGTCCTTCCTCGGGCTGGCTGGGCGCGCGCTACCAGGCAGGCTTCGATGTGCAGAACGTGCTGGAGCCAGCGCTGCGCGAGCTCACCCAGCTCAGCGGCGAGAGCGCCGCTTTCTACGTGCGCGAGGGCCATGTGCGTACCTGCCTGGTACGCGTGGAAGGGCCGCAGGCCCTGCGCCACCATGCGCGCATGGGCGAGGGGCTGCCACTGGACAAGGGCTCGCCGGGCCGCGTCATCCTGGCGTTCTCGGGCGAGCCCGGCGAGATCTACGAGCAGATCCGCAGAAAGGGCTACCACTGCTCCATCGGCGAGCGCGAGCAAGGTGTGGCTACGGTCTCGGCGCCGGTGTTCGGCATGCACTGGCGGCTCATGGGATCGGTCTGCATCTCGGGCCCCGCATCGCGCCTGCCCGAGGCCAGGCTCGAAGCCCTGGCCCGGACCGTGATTGCCGCAGCCAACAAGCTGTCCTATGCGCTGGCCGGCAATTCCGCCACGCCGGCCGCCAGTCCTGTGCGCGCCACGCAGTGGCATCCCTGA
- a CDS encoding LysR family transcriptional regulator: MPTDIKSLDLNLLKALDALLDERSVTRAAERLALTQPAVSGMLTRLRESFDDPLFVRTQRGIAPTLRALALAGPLKELLCNAEALLRPQAFDPATAHMTLRIAATDYALQAVVLPFLAVLRQRAPGLCVAVVPAQHLPLHERLERGDIDLALVTPERTAPDLHARRLFDERYVCVMRSDHPDVRRRGLSLERFCALDHALVSYDGGSFHGVTDEALERLGRRRRVALSVTSFLVLPEILRSSDLIAVVPRRLVKPDSGLVVLEPPLEIPGFTKTAAWHARTHRSPGHQWARELLFELAQAGGLDVE, encoded by the coding sequence ATGCCGACTGATATCAAGAGCCTGGACCTGAATCTGCTCAAGGCCCTGGATGCGTTGCTGGACGAGCGCAGCGTGACGCGCGCTGCCGAGCGTCTGGCGCTGACCCAGCCAGCGGTCAGCGGCATGTTGACGCGGCTGCGCGAGAGCTTCGATGACCCCTTGTTCGTGCGCACGCAGCGCGGCATCGCTCCCACGCTGCGCGCGCTGGCCCTGGCGGGGCCGCTCAAGGAGTTGCTGTGCAATGCCGAGGCGCTGCTGCGCCCCCAGGCCTTTGATCCGGCCACGGCGCATATGACGCTGCGCATTGCCGCCACGGATTACGCACTGCAGGCGGTGGTGCTGCCGTTTCTGGCCGTGTTGCGCCAGCGCGCGCCCGGTCTGTGTGTGGCCGTGGTGCCGGCCCAGCATCTGCCGCTGCACGAGCGACTGGAGCGCGGCGATATCGACCTGGCGCTGGTCACGCCGGAGCGCACGGCCCCCGATCTGCATGCGCGCCGACTGTTCGACGAACGCTATGTCTGCGTGATGCGCAGCGACCATCCCGATGTGCGCCGGCGTGGCCTGTCGCTGGAGCGCTTCTGCGCGCTGGACCATGCGCTGGTGTCCTATGACGGAGGCAGTTTCCATGGTGTGACGGACGAGGCGCTGGAGCGATTGGGGCGGCGCCGGCGCGTGGCGCTGTCCGTGACCAGCTTTCTGGTGCTGCCCGAAATCCTGCGCAGCAGCGATCTGATTGCCGTCGTGCCGCGGCGTCTGGTCAAGCCCGACTCGGGACTGGTGGTGCTGGAGCCTCCGCTGGAGATTCCGGGTTTCACCAAGACGGCTGCCTGGCATGCGCGCACCCATCGTTCTCCCGGACACCAGTGGGCGCGGGAGCTGTTGTTCGAGCTGGCGCAGGCCGGCGGGCTGGACGTGGAATGA
- a CDS encoding tripartite tricarboxylate transporter substrate binding protein encodes MNFRPLSRALHAAVLGFVAVVTPFAGALAQPAYPTKPIRLIVPFPPGGGTDMIARTVAQKMAEQNKWSVVVDNRPGAGGNLGVDAAAKAAPDGYTLVMGQTSNLAINPWLYAKLPYDPIKSLAPVALVSSAPIVMAAPANTPYKTFAELVTAAKARPDGITLGYSGNGTVAHLAGEQAQKISGMSLRHVPYKGAGQAMTDLVGGQIDLYMSAIPTLLGQVRNGKLRPIVVTSLARSSQLPDTPTLAELGYKDFEASSWYGVLAPAGTPEAIVQQLNKAINLALKQPDVAEKLRSEGGDVLGGTPQTFAQLLRTEVPRWGRIVKDSGASLD; translated from the coding sequence ATGAACTTTCGCCCGCTTTCGCGCGCCCTGCATGCCGCCGTGCTCGGCTTCGTGGCCGTAGTCACTCCCTTCGCCGGAGCGCTGGCGCAGCCCGCCTATCCGACCAAGCCGATCCGCCTGATCGTGCCGTTCCCGCCCGGCGGCGGCACGGACATGATTGCGCGCACCGTGGCGCAGAAGATGGCCGAGCAGAACAAGTGGAGCGTGGTGGTGGACAACCGCCCCGGCGCGGGCGGCAACCTGGGCGTGGACGCTGCGGCCAAGGCCGCGCCCGACGGCTACACCCTGGTCATGGGCCAGACCAGCAATCTCGCCATCAACCCCTGGCTCTACGCCAAGCTGCCCTACGACCCGATCAAGAGCCTGGCGCCCGTGGCCCTGGTGTCCTCGGCACCCATCGTCATGGCAGCTCCCGCCAACACGCCCTACAAGACCTTTGCCGAGCTGGTGACGGCGGCCAAGGCCAGGCCCGACGGCATCACCCTGGGCTATTCGGGTAACGGCACCGTGGCCCATCTGGCGGGCGAGCAGGCCCAGAAGATCTCGGGCATGAGCCTGCGCCATGTGCCCTACAAGGGCGCAGGCCAGGCCATGACGGACCTGGTGGGCGGACAGATCGATCTGTACATGTCCGCCATTCCCACGCTGCTGGGCCAGGTGCGCAACGGCAAGTTGCGGCCCATTGTCGTGACCTCGCTGGCGCGCTCCAGCCAACTGCCCGACACGCCCACGCTGGCCGAGCTCGGCTACAAGGACTTCGAGGCCAGCTCCTGGTACGGCGTGCTGGCGCCCGCGGGAACGCCCGAGGCCATCGTGCAGCAGCTCAACAAGGCCATCAACCTGGCCCTGAAGCAGCCCGATGTGGCCGAGAAACTGCGCTCCGAGGGCGGCGACGTGCTGGGCGGCACGCCCCAGACCTTTGCCCAGTTGCTGCGCACCGAGGTGCCGCGCTGGGGCCGCATCGTCAAGGACTCGGGCGCCAGCCTGGACTGA
- a CDS encoding DUF1289 domain-containing protein has protein sequence MSTELLQEQQAQQAQQLAQLAAKAEVALVWAEADQPVASPCINVCRMTADRSHCQGCFRTIDEIRAWSKGDAELRLQIWGQLLQRAGLEDPRQAEI, from the coding sequence ATGAGTACGGAACTTCTTCAGGAGCAGCAGGCTCAGCAGGCACAGCAGCTGGCGCAACTGGCCGCCAAGGCCGAGGTGGCCCTGGTCTGGGCCGAGGCCGACCAGCCCGTTGCTTCGCCCTGCATCAACGTCTGCCGCATGACGGCGGACCGCAGCCATTGCCAGGGCTGCTTCAGAACCATTGACGAGATTCGCGCCTGGTCCAAGGGCGATGCCGAGCTGCGTCTGCAGATCTGGGGCCAGCTGCTGCAGCGCGCCGGCCTCGAGGACCCGCGCCAGGCCGAGATCTGA
- a CDS encoding NADH:flavin oxidoreductase/NADH oxidase — translation MSALFTPFTLKSLTLRNRIAIPPMCQYSAVDGLTNDWHQVHYASMARGGAGLVIVEATGVSPEGRISPDCTGLWNDAQIEGMSRIAAGIKAAGAVPGIQIGHAGRKASANNPWEGDDHIAEGDARGWQPIAPSAIAFGGGLPRVPRAMTLADIARVQDDFVAAARRALAAGFEWLELHFAHGYLAQSFFSAHSNQRDDAYGGSFSNRARFLLETVAKVREVWPEHLPLTARFGVIEYDGRDEETLEESIAVTRQMRERGLDLLNVSVNFVIPDVKIPWGTPAFLAPIAQRVSRSAGLPVASSWGMDDPQIAERIVADGQVDLVMIGRAHLANPHYAYQLAQSLGVARPDWTLPAPYAHWLERYRGAAKQAAA, via the coding sequence ATGTCTGCACTCTTTACCCCTTTCACCCTCAAAAGCCTGACCCTGCGCAACCGCATCGCCATTCCGCCGATGTGCCAGTACAGCGCCGTGGACGGCCTCACCAATGACTGGCACCAGGTTCACTACGCCTCCATGGCGCGCGGCGGCGCGGGGCTGGTGATCGTCGAAGCCACCGGCGTGTCGCCCGAGGGCCGCATCTCGCCCGATTGCACCGGCCTGTGGAACGACGCCCAGATAGAAGGCATGTCGCGCATTGCCGCCGGCATCAAGGCCGCAGGCGCCGTGCCCGGCATCCAGATCGGCCATGCCGGACGCAAGGCCAGCGCCAACAATCCCTGGGAAGGCGACGACCATATTGCCGAAGGCGATGCCCGCGGCTGGCAGCCGATTGCGCCATCGGCCATCGCCTTTGGCGGCGGTCTGCCGCGCGTCCCCCGTGCCATGACGCTTGCGGACATCGCCCGCGTGCAGGATGACTTTGTCGCAGCAGCCCGCCGCGCGCTTGCGGCCGGCTTCGAATGGCTGGAGCTGCACTTTGCCCACGGCTATCTGGCGCAGAGCTTTTTCTCGGCCCACAGCAACCAGCGCGACGACGCCTATGGCGGCAGCTTCAGCAACCGCGCCCGCTTTCTGCTGGAGACCGTGGCCAAGGTGCGCGAGGTCTGGCCCGAGCATCTGCCGCTGACAGCGCGTTTCGGCGTCATCGAGTACGACGGCCGTGACGAAGAAACCCTGGAGGAATCCATCGCCGTCACGCGCCAGATGCGCGAGCGCGGCCTGGACCTGCTCAATGTCAGCGTCAACTTCGTGATTCCCGATGTGAAGATTCCCTGGGGCACACCCGCCTTCCTGGCGCCGATCGCCCAGCGCGTGAGCCGCAGCGCCGGCCTGCCCGTGGCATCGAGCTGGGGCATGGATGATCCGCAGATTGCCGAGCGCATCGTGGCCGACGGCCAGGTCGATCTGGTGATGATCGGCCGCGCCCATCTGGCCAACCCGCATTACGCCTATCAGCTGGCGCAAAGCCTGGGCGTGGCCCGTCCCGACTGGACCCTGCCTGCTCCCTATGCCCATTGGCTGGAACGCTATCGCGGCGCCGCCAAGCAGGCAGCAGCCTGA
- a CDS encoding methyltransferase: MSQLPEIIRDIERVSAEVVQKASSFQAAILADVAGRRGTMNARVAPVHQDMKLAGPAFTVEVRPGDNLMIHAAIALAKPGDILVIDGKGDQTAALMGTLMLSACKKTGLGGVIVDGAIRDKLELLELGFAVFSAGFNPAGPTKFVPGRINHPISCGGATVNPGDLVVGDADGVVVIERAKAPAMLALADRKVADEAARIEAIARGDTASKWLPAALRAAGVLKEGETL, from the coding sequence ATGAGCCAACTTCCAGAAATCATCCGTGACATCGAGCGCGTCAGCGCCGAGGTCGTCCAGAAGGCCTCGAGCTTCCAGGCCGCCATCCTGGCCGACGTGGCAGGCCGCCGCGGCACCATGAACGCACGCGTGGCGCCCGTGCACCAGGACATGAAGCTCGCCGGTCCGGCCTTCACCGTCGAGGTGCGCCCCGGAGACAACCTGATGATCCACGCCGCCATCGCCCTGGCCAAGCCCGGCGATATCCTGGTCATCGACGGCAAGGGAGACCAGACTGCGGCCCTGATGGGTACGCTGATGCTCAGCGCCTGCAAGAAGACAGGCCTTGGCGGCGTGATCGTGGATGGCGCGATCCGCGACAAGCTCGAGCTGCTGGAGCTGGGCTTTGCGGTGTTCAGCGCCGGCTTCAATCCTGCAGGTCCGACCAAGTTCGTGCCCGGTCGCATCAATCACCCTATCTCCTGTGGCGGTGCGACGGTGAACCCGGGCGACCTGGTGGTGGGCGACGCCGACGGCGTGGTCGTGATCGAGCGCGCCAAGGCGCCCGCCATGCTGGCGCTGGCCGACAGGAAAGTGGCCGACGAGGCCGCGCGCATCGAGGCCATCGCCCGCGGCGACACGGCCTCGAAGTGGCTGCCCGCCGCGCTGCGCGCGGCCGGCGTGCTCAAGGAAGGAGAGACGCTGTGA
- a CDS encoding YbaK/EbsC family protein: MCGSELHALPEGVQRVSRFLQDAGHPHAPQMLDGAARTAQEAADQLSILVGQVAKSIIFKRRSDGAAVLVVASGDKRVDEKKVTQLVGKVGRADADFVKSSTGFSIGGVSPVAHATKVVTLMDAELQRFETVWAAAGHPHGVFPASPAQLQALTAAPWSDVVEQA, from the coding sequence ATGTGTGGATCAGAACTTCACGCGCTGCCTGAAGGCGTGCAGCGCGTCAGCCGCTTTTTGCAGGATGCCGGTCATCCGCATGCACCGCAGATGCTGGACGGTGCTGCGCGTACCGCCCAGGAGGCCGCCGATCAGCTCAGCATTCTGGTCGGGCAGGTGGCCAAGAGCATCATCTTCAAGCGCAGGAGCGATGGCGCGGCCGTGCTGGTCGTGGCCTCGGGCGACAAGCGTGTCGATGAAAAGAAAGTGACGCAGCTGGTGGGCAAGGTCGGCCGCGCCGATGCGGATTTCGTCAAGTCCAGCACCGGCTTCTCGATCGGCGGCGTCAGCCCCGTGGCCCATGCAACCAAGGTCGTCACCTTGATGGATGCCGAGCTGCAACGCTTCGAGACCGTGTGGGCCGCTGCAGGCCATCCGCATGGCGTGTTTCCTGCATCGCCCGCGCAGTTGCAGGCGTTGACCGCAGCCCCCTGGTCGGACGTGGTGGAGCAGGCATGA
- a CDS encoding DUF485 domain-containing protein yields the protein MRDPVIETIQSNPAYQQLRRKRNRLGLALTVLMLIVYYGYVALIAFDKEFLARPIGAGVTTLGIPIGMGVIIFSVIITGLYVRRANNEFDQLTRDILKGIKQ from the coding sequence GTGCGAGACCCGGTGATAGAGACAATCCAAAGCAACCCCGCCTACCAGCAGCTGCGCCGCAAGCGCAATCGCCTCGGCCTGGCGCTGACCGTTCTGATGTTGATCGTGTACTACGGCTATGTCGCGCTGATCGCATTCGACAAGGAATTCCTGGCCCGGCCCATCGGCGCTGGAGTGACCACGCTGGGCATTCCCATCGGCATGGGCGTCATCATTTTTTCCGTGATCATTACCGGCCTCTATGTGCGCCGCGCCAACAACGAGTTTGATCAGCTCACCCGCGACATTCTCAAAGGCATCAAGCAATGA
- a CDS encoding cation acetate symporter, translated as MKQRISSQWLAGAAALVATAPVLAAGGDVGNAAKQATNWTAIIMFTAFVVATLWITKWAAGRTKSASDFYTAGGGITGFQNGLAIAGDYMSAASFLGISASVMASGYDGLIYSIGFLVGWPILTFLLAERLRNLGRFTFADVAGYRFEQKPFRIFASCGTLVVVAFYLIAQMVGAGQLIKLLFGLDYWIAVVLVGALMMIYVLFGGMTATTWVQIIKACLLLAGVTFMGFMVLSKYGFSPEALFAEGVKVRTQIAANGGAEPSVAEKLGLAIMGPGGFIKDPISAISFGMALMFGTLGLPHILMRFFTVPDAKEARKSVFWATTWIGYFYVLIFIIGFGAITLVLTNPEMADTAKGVIHGGAGTANMAAVLVAKSVGGDVFYGFISAVAFATILAVVAGLTLSGASAVSHDLYATVIKKGKADSASELRVSRITTLCLGFVAVLLGIVFEKQNIAFMVSLAFAVAASANFPPLLLSVLWKDCTTKGAVIGGFMGLVSSVGLTIVSPSVWEGTLGNPAGSAWFPYASPALFSMAIGFFGVWLFSVLDKSAQAAKERSVFPAQQVRSETGLGAAGASGH; from the coding sequence ATGAAGCAGCGCATCTCTTCCCAATGGCTGGCGGGCGCTGCGGCGCTGGTCGCGACAGCTCCCGTGCTGGCCGCCGGCGGTGACGTCGGCAACGCCGCCAAGCAGGCCACCAACTGGACGGCCATCATCATGTTCACCGCCTTTGTGGTGGCAACCCTGTGGATCACCAAATGGGCGGCGGGCCGTACCAAGTCGGCTTCCGATTTCTATACCGCAGGTGGCGGCATCACCGGCTTTCAAAATGGTCTGGCGATTGCGGGCGACTATATGTCCGCCGCCTCCTTCCTGGGCATCTCGGCCTCCGTCATGGCCAGCGGCTATGACGGCCTGATCTACTCCATCGGTTTTCTGGTGGGCTGGCCGATTCTGACTTTTCTGCTGGCGGAACGCCTGCGCAATCTGGGCCGCTTCACTTTTGCCGACGTGGCCGGCTACCGCTTCGAGCAAAAGCCCTTCCGGATTTTTGCCTCCTGCGGCACGCTGGTCGTGGTGGCCTTCTACCTGATTGCCCAGATGGTGGGCGCCGGCCAGCTCATCAAGCTGCTGTTCGGTCTGGACTACTGGATCGCGGTGGTGCTGGTGGGCGCGCTGATGATGATCTATGTGCTGTTCGGCGGCATGACGGCCACCACCTGGGTGCAGATCATCAAGGCCTGCCTGCTGCTGGCCGGCGTGACCTTCATGGGCTTCATGGTGTTGTCCAAATACGGCTTCAGCCCCGAGGCACTGTTTGCCGAAGGCGTGAAGGTACGCACCCAGATCGCCGCGAACGGCGGCGCAGAGCCTTCCGTGGCGGAAAAGCTCGGCCTGGCCATCATGGGACCGGGCGGCTTCATCAAGGATCCGATCTCCGCCATCAGCTTCGGCATGGCGCTGATGTTCGGCACCCTGGGCCTGCCCCACATCCTGATGCGCTTCTTCACCGTGCCTGATGCCAAGGAAGCACGCAAGAGCGTGTTCTGGGCCACGACCTGGATCGGCTACTTCTATGTGCTGATCTTCATCATCGGCTTCGGCGCCATCACCCTGGTGCTCACCAACCCCGAAATGGCGGACACGGCCAAGGGCGTGATCCACGGCGGCGCGGGCACGGCCAATATGGCCGCCGTGCTGGTAGCCAAGAGCGTGGGCGGCGATGTGTTCTACGGCTTTATCTCGGCCGTGGCCTTTGCCACCATTCTGGCTGTGGTCGCCGGTCTGACGCTGTCTGGCGCCTCGGCCGTCTCGCACGACCTCTACGCCACCGTCATCAAGAAGGGCAAGGCCGACAGCGCCTCCGAACTGCGGGTTTCGCGCATCACCACGCTGTGCCTGGGCTTTGTGGCCGTGCTGCTGGGCATTGTGTTCGAGAAGCAGAACATTGCCTTCATGGTCTCGCTGGCCTTTGCCGTGGCGGCTTCGGCCAACTTCCCGCCGCTGCTGCTGTCCGTGCTGTGGAAAGACTGCACCACCAAGGGCGCCGTCATCGGCGGCTTCATGGGCCTGGTCTCCTCCGTGGGCCTGACCATTGTGTCGCCCTCGGTATGGGAAGGCACCTTGGGCAACCCGGCCGGCTCGGCATGGTTCCCCTACGCCTCGCCTGCACTGTTCTCCATGGCGATCGGCTTCTTCGGCGTGTGGCTGTTCTCCGTGCTCGACAAGAGCGCCCAGGCTGCCAAGGAGCGCTCCGTGTTCCCTGCGCAGCAAGTGCGTTCGGAAACCGGTCTGGGTGCCGCAGGCGCATCCGGCCACTGA